The window ATTCTGTAGTTTTTGGTGAGTCAGTCGGTTAAAGCTAAAGAACCATGATCATCGACAGGTTCACTTCTCGGCCCTCCATAGGATGTTACCATCAGGCTTGTCCAGAGCTGCAACCTTAGCCCGATGACTTCCGGCCATGCTGCTTCTACCCCTCTCCGATTGAGGTAGTTCGCAGGCCTCACTGACTGTTCCACGTTTGACATCAGCCGGCGGAATGAAACAGTCGACTGAGAGGCCGGCAACATTAAAAGCCACTTCCTCGATGGTCCACACCTCCTCCATCCTGGTCTTGGTGTGGCTCATGGCCACCTCGCCAAACCGGAAAAGGTTGACCGCTGATCGCCCGGAGTGGGCAATCATCACACCTTCCACAGGGCGGTAATCTTCTATGGAGGAGTTAATGGAGGTCTCCCAGTAGACTGCATCGCCTCCAACGCTCGACTGAATTCGAGTCAGATGGGAGTCCTCCATGTACGTAAGAAGCCCCGTCTTTTGGCTGAAGTAACCAAACAAGACATGCCTTATGATCTCGGCAGGGCCTTCGCTCCGAGCCTTGAGCGTCTGTGGGTCTGCACAAAGCTTGAGGATGAAGCAATCCTCTCCGTTGACCTTCTTTTCCCCGATGCACTGTGCATCGGAGAACATGCTGGCCGTAGTCAATGGATCAAGACCCTGCACAGTTCGATTGGGTACAATAAGAATTTCAAGCAGACAACAGAGATCGAGCGCCCAAAAGAAGGCGAGACGGTGGCTCATGCTGCACCTTCCGCCTCTGTACCTGCAGAGCTCGACGAAGGGGACGAACAGGACCCTTGGCGGCGTGGGCGCCGAGCCATGGTGTGTGACGCCAGACGAGCTTGCCGTTGCAACCGGCACGGACCTTGCTACCACCGACGGCCAGCTCGACGTACCACATGCCCGGCGCCATCTGCCAGAGAACAAAGCCCCCGGGCTCTGCATCCTTCGTCACACTGTGGTTCTTGATGACCCTTGTGGCCGTCTCAAACTCCGAGGCCACCATCCTCACCTTCCCCATCGCGTACGCGTTCCTGATGGAGCTCAGCAGTTTCAGCCCTCCCGAGGCCGCTGTGTACTGCTGCAGTATGTATTGGGCTGACGACGTTTCCTACCATGAAAAATCAACAGCTTTTCTCAATGTCTAACCAAATTGGGCAATTAACGCAAGTAAAGATGCAAGGAGATGGAAATCAGATGCATTCATTGCAGGATATTGCAGGCATTCATGAGGAATTCGAGCATTCACTCAAAGCAGAGAAACCAGAGATGATAGTAACTGCGCTTAAATCCACAAAAAAGGAGTCTTGCTGATATTTTCTACTGACGACATGGTAGCACAAGGCAAGGAAGAGAAAGCCGATGCAGGTCGTCATAGAAAAGCAGGCGAACAGGGTGCTCACAATGGGAGTGTCCTTGATGCTGAGGTGGGGGAGCGCGTATGTCGGGGAAACGTGGACGGGGGCCAGCGGCGCCCCCATGACgccgag of the Musa acuminata AAA Group cultivar baxijiao chromosome BXJ2-10, Cavendish_Baxijiao_AAA, whole genome shotgun sequence genome contains:
- the LOC135625586 gene encoding uncharacterized protein LOC135625586, whose translation is MEKKQGFFSALREEVARGLSPARSRSRSESPRRGASPVADLLLPTRWKRQQPRGFPAELLVPASGSLAPLAEGPEGEGSGPGKGGWGQWMKGRLSRAPSVSGAAASCHRSDLRLLLGVMGAPLAPVHVSPTYALPHLSIKDTPIETSSAQYILQQYTAASGGLKLLSSIRNAYAMGKVRMVASEFETATRVIKNHSVTKDAEPGGFVLWQMAPGMWYVELAVGGSKVRAGCNGKLVWRHTPWLGAHAAKGPVRPLRRALQGLDPLTTASMFSDAQCIGEKKVNGEDCFILKLCADPQTLKARSEGPAEIIRHVLFGYFSQKTGLLTYMEDSHLTRIQSSVGGDAVYWETSINSSIEDYRPVEGVMIAHSGRSAVNLFRFGEVAMSHTKTRMEEVWTIEEVAFNVAGLSVDCFIPPADVKRGTVSEACELPQSERGRSSMAGSHRAKVAALDKPDGNILWRAEK